The stretch of DNA ATTTAGTACCAACAATGATCAACATATAGACGATAGATATACTAAATGATCAATATATCAAAGTGGCAACATCTGAAATAAATAGAGGACAAAATCATAAAACAGAAAATAGTGATAAGGATCCTTAAAAATTATAAGACTTCTTCTCGATCCCTCATGCTTTCAAAAAGCTTGATGATGTCCTCATCCTTTGAAGAAAGGTtgaaacccccccccccctctccgcAACGTATCTAGTGCGTGCACATCTTGCAGGAAGAATTCCCTTTTAAAGGATAGAATTACGAAATGTGGACAAATTACTCAGTACTCACCAATTGGGCACGATGGAGGGCAAGGCAGGGGATGAGGGGAGGCCGCTGTGCCCGCAGGCCGCAGCCTGTGCTGCCCCGCTTGCCGCCGCCCTGGACGTGCGCCGGCGCACCCCGGGAGCCCTGCTCAGGTGCCCTGGCCGTGCGCCGGCGGAGCCGTGGCCCGCGTTCCCGCGGACAGGAGATGTGAAGGCGAGCTGCCGAGCTTGGGCGGCTGGGCGCGGCCGTGCGGGGCGACTGGCGCTCGGCCGTCGCCGTCCCCCGTCCACCGGCAGAGGCCGCCTAGGGTTCAGGCGCCGCCGCGAGGAGAGAGAGCCAGAGAGGATGCGACGCGGGGGAGCAGCTGTTGGCTCGGTCAGGCTTCTGCCTTCTGATTGTTGAATTGGGTCAATGGGCCAGGTGACCATGTGGGCCGTTGGAAGATGGGGGAGGGGCTACTACGATTTTTGGGCTTGAAGGGGAGTTTAGGAGGCCTGTTATGTgctcttttttatttttctgaACCATATACTGGACGCGCGTGGCGGCACAGCCTGACTCCTGGAGTCTGGAGCTGGAAGTCGAGCGGGTGGGAACAGCGACTCGGCGGCAGATCCGGCGCccggggggtggggggcggtTTCCgccgggaggggggggggggggggggtgttgggGGTTGAGGTGAGCGCTCGCGTCCGGTCATTTTTATCGAGCCGTATCATTTTCCATCTTCAGCGTATATTCTTCTGGtcagggcggcggcgagcagccaAGCAAGCAGAGAGGGGAGCGCAATGGCGACACGGCCGCGCCTTAGGGGGTTTTGGTGGGGATACGGAGCGTTcatttttccttttgttttaaATTCTGATGAAGAGAGGGGTTTTTTTGCATTTTGCTTTTGTCATCGACTACCTTGCCGGCCTACGTCCGGCAGACAGCCTAACTTGCTCATGGTTCGGCCAGCTTATGGATTAGTGGGCTGTATAAGTGTATAATAGCCTTGATTAGTATACTTCAATTTTGTCAGTTAATTAGTTATCCGAGGGTAAGAACCGAAATAACCGAGTTAAATTCGGTTATTAAGAGCTATAGAACTTGAAATTATTGTTGAAATTCAATTTCGATTACTTCAGTTCCAATACAGGTAACGGTTTCAGTTAATTATGCTTGCCCTACCAGCAACAGCAATTTAGGTGTTTTGGAGGGAGGAAAAAAGCACAACATCTAAGTAGCTGTATAAATACCACAAAAATGTAAAGGTTGTTACTCCCCTCCGTTTTAAATTATAGATCATTTTAGTTTTTCTAGATATATTTTTTTCCTATAAATCTAAACATAGTATGCATCTATGTGCATAGCAAATATTATACATCTAAAAAGGTAAAAgcaacctataatttggaacacAGTAAGACAACACATAAGAACATCCAACGGGTTACCAACGTAGTCACACGCAAGCTTACAAATTATCTGCACAGAACCTCTACAACTCTACAACACTGCATCACATCGTCCTACAATAGCCCAAAACGTGGATTCCTCCAACCAGACACACTGTACTAGCCCctccctcttcctccctctcAAGCTATCTATTCGGTTTCATGGCGACTTATCTTTCGACATACTATGATGCTTTATTACAGAATTATACACCAGTGCTGCACCTTGCGCGCCTCTGCCCGAGCCAGTGCGAGAACTCCAACGGGCGCTAGCTTCAACGAGGCGTGGGGATCAGAACTTCCTGTTCTTCAGGCAGGTCTTCGACAGGATCCTCTTCCCATACATGTTGTTCCGGAGAGCGCCGACATGCGGCTTAATGGCTTTGATCAGTGCAGCCTCAACCGTAGCATCCTGCGCGTTCTAAGGTGCAGTCAGTCAGAGAATGAAATTATTTGAGAGATTTGCGTAGAAAACACCATGTGCTGTGGTTTTTACCTCACACTCCCGGAACGCTGTCTGGATCACATAGTTCCCAAACTGATCGACCAAGATGTGCGGCAGCTTGGGGTCATTGATGAGCTCGTGGATGATCTTCGCGCGCTTTGGCTCCCGTGCTTCTTTCAGGCATTTCTCTACCACATTGCTGCTGCACTTTTGCATCGATAGATATCCGTAGTGGCCCTCGAGCTTGTCCAGTATTTCGTCTGTTGCCCAAGTAACCTTGAGCTCGAGTATGTACTGTATTACATAATTCCTGCATTGAGGTGAATATTCATATGCTTAGCATTCAAGCAGAGGAATCACCATTACTTGGGCTTTGAAGACAAAAGACAATGTACACACCCGTATTGATGTTCAGCGAGATCGAAAGCCTTGGATGTGATACTGTACAGCAGCCTGTTCTTCTGCTCCTTATTTGCATGAATAATACACTTCTGGATGATACAGCAGCCTTGACGATCCTTTGCTAGCTCAACGCAACATTCCGTTGCCGCATTGAGAAGGAACTGTGACGGTACAAGCAGTCCAAAATCAAGTTCATAAATTGGTAATGAAGATAGCAGAGAAATATTTAGGACTCGCAAAGTACAATTATACTGTCCTTTTCTTGTTCTTCAATGCAGTTAGCATGAACTCGTGACTATACTTTTCAGCATTCTCTTAATTGAACATCATCTTGCTTGGTTAATTCAACCAACCTTGGACCATGGTTAATGTCTCACCAAGCAAGAATTCATTGCAGAGCACATCAGAAATTAATTTAGATAACAGTACTGGAAATCATTAGAAACGTGTACGGCAAACAAATTGAGAAGCCAAATGGAATTTCAAATACAGATAGCTAATAAATGTTTGGGAAAGGGACGTCACAGACCATGCCGAGTGAAGTACTATTAGTGGCATGGTCCAAGTTTTAATTGTGCAGGAAGAATAAAGTCATAAACAGCTGGGGTTGCTTTTAAATGATGAAACACTGATAATAATATATCACAATTGATATAGGAACTAAGGCAGTAGATAGAGGAACAGCCCAAGCCCTGGGCCAGGCCAGGCTTTAGTCCCCATCGCTTTGAACTTTTCTACTTTCTCGGTAGACTTCCCATTGCCTATTATCTTGTATCCAGGACTGAGCGGGAGCCCTATCCGCCCTGGACTGGACCTGCCCTTGCTAGGGAGTTAGATTAAACCCCAACAATGCGGAATGTTGTGAGAGTAAAAATTTTAGGAGCAAAAAATGAGACACTTCAAGAACATACAATCAGTTCTCAGTTTCCTTGCAACAATAACTGTAGTTTCGACACACTTTCTTTTCAGGAACAAACAGTTAGGAGGGCTGCCTATAATATTgataagagcatctccaagagccTTTCTAAAATCTACTCTCTAAATCATCATTTAGAGAGTCATTTGAGTAAAAATCGTTTTCTATATCTTTGTACTCTACAACAGCTTTTCTATATCTTGTGCGTAGTCTAAAGAGCAATTCTCGCTCTCCATCTTTGGCTAGTGAGAAATCTGGAATAGAGGAGGTCTATATTTAGATATCCAATTGAAGAGGCTATTGGAGGGTAATTTTTTACCAAATCTCTATTCCTAAAGACATAAAGAgtctcttggagatgctctaagatAGCATAGCcagagtacaaacaccatagaGAGCAACGCACCAAACAAAATTTACAGCTCCGACAGGCCACCATGTCATGAAAATCATTGTAAGCAAATGAAACTAAGTACTGTTTCTTTCTTTATTAGTAAGGTTGCATTCAAAAGAGAATGCTACCATTGGCAAATAACTATAGCACTGACAGTACATTTTTTAAaagattacatgcactgcaatTCCAATTGTCAAGGTACCAAGCAAGATTATTATTGGCATTAAAACATAAATCATCGTATGACCCTAGACAGAGATCTATGCAAACTAATGTATAAGCACAAGGCGAAGGACAGCATGGAAAACGCTCAATGATATGGATAACAAAAGCAGGATTTAAAGGTTTTGTATAACTGAAGGACAAGAGGTACTCAGTGATGGTTACTAGAGCATGCTCGAACCATACTGAATATTTAGTTGCATGTAGCAGAGTAAATGAGTAATAATGATATGATTAAGTTGATAAAGGGAAGATTAACAGAGACAGACAACGTTGTAATACTACATTGGGTTCAAGCAAAGATGTCTTACTGCTTTGTATTCAGGTGACAGCTTCTGCAAGCAACGGTGTGCAACATGACTCCCATTGGCATCCATCATCAGAGTAATGGCACCGGAGCTCAGAGCAGATACAACCAGGGAAACTTCAGCTGAGGTACTAATAGTTTCTATCACCTTTTGCACCACCCGTGTCCTGGATTTTTATGTTCAACAAAACACTAAAAAGTTATGATAAAATGAAATTGAATGGGAGACGCAATTAATATCAGAGCATGAATTGGCCATACCCATGCATGTTGCATGCAACTTCAATTAGCTGGCCTGGCATTTCGGTTATTTCATAAAGTATATGCATTTTTTGGTCATCATTGCACTGCTCTAGTAGTTTTTGTACCAAGTAATTTCCAAATGGATCAACCATAAGTTCGTCGATATGCTCAATGACACCATCAAAGACCTTTTGGGCATCCTCTTGAGAACCTTCTGTAAATATCCTTTGTAGGAAACGGCAACCATTCTGATCCTTTGCCAAGAGGTACAATTCTCCAACAACTTCATCCACTGAATTATAGTTTAGCTGGGCAGATTTCATGGTAAATTCAgatcccaaaggtgactggcacTGAGAGCTCTGCAAGTCAAAATGCAGGTTGTTCTGAAAATTGAGATGACGATTGTATCCATTACAGTCAATTCTTTGATTTGTTTCAGCACACCCGTCAAGTTCAAAGCCAGGGTTGGTATTTCTACCAGAATTTGCACCCCCAAACTTCATCAGTATCTTCTCAGGAGAACTTTTCAGTTTGACTTTATCCAAGGTGTGATTCTGTAATAAACCTTTGTATGAACGTCTGAGTCCATATGGATGTTTGAGTTTTTCAGATAGCTGATTCTGGCAATATTCACAGGTTTCACATAAGCAATCAGGATAAATTATACAAGGACAG from Panicum hallii strain FIL2 chromosome 3, PHallii_v3.1, whole genome shotgun sequence encodes:
- the LOC112883954 gene encoding pumilio homolog 12-like isoform X2 — its product is MDEVKSNQDNPELRPVLGSITGAMFANHGEQSAGCSSPEEGWVSSQVALHDMAMVGSNRHGVGIIDNANLFDNWSLTAAFENMNLSSTDATADSAANSGRAASRYGHWPPGLMISSADNKRNTQLQPAFDQDSFVTSSLMINNAEHMKPRFRGQNLPSYTGMHGPDNAYVTGISLPSASPVQQLHFIDRWAQTYAPYQQMDSKFRRHDIDTEAVMHSQYSYQQMPQISDVHWINSNGYGVVNSSSKSAASPHLRAPSIHHLGHRSPDIYWNSHMVPNRNNRLNSTHVDNCPCIIYPDCLCETCEYCQNQLSEKLKHPYGLRRSYKGLLQNHTLDKVKLKSSPEKILMKFGGANSGRNTNPGFELDGCAETNQRIDCNGYNRHLNFQNNLHFDLQSSQCQSPLGSEFTMKSAQLNYNSVDEVVGELYLLAKDQNGCRFLQRIFTEGSQEDAQKVFDGVIEHIDELMVDPFGNYLVQKLLEQCNDDQKMHILYEITEMPGQLIEVACNMHGTRVVQKVIETISTSAEVSLVVSALSSGAITLMMDANGSHVAHRCLQKLSPEYKAFLLNAATECCVELAKDRQGCCIIQKCIIHANKEQKNRLLYSITSKAFDLAEHQYGNYVIQYILELKVTWATDEILDKLEGHYGYLSMQKCSSNVVEKCLKEAREPKRAKIIHELINDPKLPHILVDQFGNYVIQTAFRECEDATVEAALIKAIKPHVGALRNNMYGKRILSKTCLKNRKF
- the LOC112883954 gene encoding pumilio homolog 12-like isoform X1 — its product is MDEVKSNQDNPELRPVLGSITGAMFANHGEQSAGCSSPEEGWVSSQVALHDMAMVGSNRHGVGIIDNANLFDNWSLTAAFENMNLSSTDATADSAANSGRAASRYGHWPPGLMISSADNKRNTQLQPAFDQDSFVTSSLMINNAEHMKPRFRGQNLPSYTGMHGPDNAYVTGISLPSASPVQQLHFIDRWAQTYAPYQQMDSKFRRHDIDTEAVMHSQYSYQQMPQISDVHWINSNGYGVVNSSSKSAASPHLRAPSIHHLGHRSPDIYWNSHMVPNRNNRLNSTHVDNCPCIIYPDCLCETCEYCQNQLSEKLKHPYGLRRSYKGLLQNHTLDKVKLKSSPEKILMKFGGANSGRNTNPGFELDGCAETNQRIDCNGYNRHLNFQNNLHFDLQSSQCQSPLGSEFTMKSAQLNYNSVDEVVGELYLLAKDQNGCRFLQRIFTEGSQEDAQKVFDGVIEHIDELMVDPFGNYLVQKLLEQCNDDQKMHILYEITEMPGQLIEVACNMHGTRVVQKVIETISTSAEVSLVVSALSSGAITLMMDANGSHVAHRCLQKLSPEYKAFLLNAATECCVELAKDRQGCCIIQKCIIHANKEQKNRLLYSITSKAFDLAEHQYGNYVIQYILELKVTWATDEILDKLEGHYGYLSMQKCSSNVVEKCLKEAREPKRAKIIHELINDPKLPHILVDQFGNYVIQTAFRECENAQDATVEAALIKAIKPHVGALRNNMYGKRILSKTCLKNRKF